ATGATTACTTATGTACTGTCCAGCTCTAAACATTAATCACTCAATTcatttatctatctttttttttttttttttttttttttaaaaagatgaccggtaaggggatctcaacccttggcttggtgttgtcagcaccacgctcagccagtgagcaaaccggccatccctatataggatccgaacccgtggccttggtgttatcagcaccgcactctaccgagtgagccacgggccggcctcattTATCTATCTTTCCTTGCATTCTGTAATGCCACCGTCTGCAGGATCATCTCCTGGTTCATCTTCATCCAGGTGTGAACTTTCCCCTAGGTTTGTCTtatcctcttcctttcctcctgaAATTAAGATGGCCACTTTGAAACTTCCTAACCCAAAAAGTTTCTAGTAaagagtaaatgatttttaaaaatgccactaagagaaattaaacaggatgaagaaggaaaaaggtcACTGGATACCGGCAATTAGGATGTCACTGAGTGAGCCATCCAAGGTTTTTGAGTAGGGTAGTGATACACTTTTGAAATTACTCTGGCaatctctgtgaagaatggaTTCAAGccagaaaatattagcaatattaGCATCTTAAAGTAGACTTTGGGGCCATGGATGCAGTTACATAACCCTTGCATTTAAATGTCATCAAATACCTAATGTTTCATCTTGATGTTCCAGGCACTTCACAGCCATTACTGCACTACAAGCGTATCTCCTGGCTCCTGTCAACTAGATTATTTGCCCTCTAGTAAACCTCATTTTCCTTGCTTCTACATAAGCACAGGCTGTTCTCTGCCGATAAACCTGCCCAGCCCGATTCCACCTGTAGAAACTACAGTGCCCTCTGTAGCCTTCTCTTAACTCCCAAACACCACGAGCCTTCTTTCTCTAAGTCATCAATAGCTTTTGAGAGCTCAGACCGATTCTGACTCATTTTTACATCTCTTCCCCAACTCCATCTGCCCCCCTCCCCATTCACAGTGCCTCGCCCAATGTTTACCACTCAGAATGCATTCGTAGAATTAAAAGATCTCGAGTAGGGAGGAAAGAAAACGCACCTACCAGAAGCCTGAAACATTACACACAGATAGTGTAGTTCTTTTAATGTTCACAACAGCCCAGCAAGATGTTATCCCAGTCTAACAGTTGAATAAATTTAGGTCCAATCATTCAAGACCTCCGGTTGGACATTATAGCCCGGCGCACAGAAAGACCCTGCACCGGAATTATATGGAGGAATGCGGACCCTGACCATCATACCGTCCAGAGAATCTTAAAACAGTGAACCCAGGAGACACACTCGGATATTTCGAAGGAGTCAATCACGCATTTGCAAGCACATAGGGGCCATTTGAATCCTTTCCTGCCTGCCTCTGGACAGGAGAAATCAGGCGCCAAGTCCAAATACTAAAACACACGGATTGGACCTACAGTTCCTTCCCCCGGCCCCCAAACTCTTAAAGGGAATCTCTTAACAGTCAGACACGGAAGGCGATCACAGCTACTCCACCCGGCAGACAACACTCGGAACTAGGAAGAGGAATCACCTACCCACCTGGGCGTCTCTGATTGGCCGCCGGCCCAGCTGGGAACGCTGGGGCGTGTAGCGTCACATCCGCCGGGCCCGCCATCTTGTTCCCAGGGGCAGTTGGCGGAAGAGATCGCGCTCCTTGGCCGCCGGCTTGCCTTCTGCCTGGAGTTCTCGTGGCCCGTGTCTCGGTGTGTGTTGTCGGCCCAGGGTCCATCTGTCGGCGTCCCGTTGTCATCCCTCACCCGGCTGGGGCACAGCGAGGCGGCCCCCTCTCCCGACGGCGTTCCATGGAGTAGGGTCCAGGACCGTTGTCCCGAAGAGCGAGATCGAGCTTggacccctcccccctcccttctccctccctccttccgcCGCAACATGGCTAACAACAGCCCCGCGCTGACAGGCAACTCGCAGCCGCAGCACCAGGCGGCCGCGACCGcggcccagcagcagcagcagcagtgcgGCGGCGGCGCCACCAAGCCGGCGGTCTCGGGCAAGCAGGGCAATGTGCTGCCGCTGTGGGGCAACGAGAAGACCATGAACCTCAACCCCATGATCCTGACTAATATCCTGTCGTCGCCTTACTTCAAAGTGCAGCTCTACGAGCTCAAGACCTACCACGAGGTGGTGGACGAGATCTACTTTAAGGTACGAAGCCTCTAGGCCTCGGGTTTGGGTGAAGTTCGGAAAAGGGGGTATGGAGGAAACGGGCGGAGGCGGCCCCCAAGATCTGAGGATTTGTGGGTGGGGGAAGGATAGGCGGAGGGGGAGCTGTGGCCTGTAGGCTGTCAGGGAAGGGTCGGACTGGGGCCGTCCTCCTGTTTCCTTTTCAGCTTTTTAGGGCGGGGAGAGCCCGCCACTATTGAtttctccccgcccccacccccaacctccttcccacCCCTGGGGGGAGTTGGGcaagagtggggtgggggagaggagaaaagagtaACAGAAACCTCTCCAGATTACAGCtttaaaattattccttttgACGTGGATCTACTCAGTGCCAACTTGTTGGTGCTTCTCCCGCTCACTCCGGCCAGGGCGTGTAATGACTTCAGTGTTGGCCTCGTGTTGTCGGTATTCACTATCCAGACAAGGGAGATGGTCAGTGCGTGTATGTTGGGTGGGATGGGAGGGTTGAGGGTGGAGAAGTGCCAGGGCAAGATGTGAACAGAAGGCCTGGAAATGTTCCCAGCAGGAAGTCAGGAGTAAGCGGTCTCAGCCACCTGTGCATTGGGCTTATTTCGAATTATCTGGGCCCTGGGCTTCTGCGGCAGGGTCGGTGCTGGCTTGGCTGTGCTGGGGAGCTCACCTGGCGCCTCCTCACTGCACTCTTGTCTCAGTTCTTGTTTCGTTAGCAGGATTGACTCAGTCTTGCAGCGAGGCTCGGAGCAGCCCAGGGTCGCAGGTAGAGGTATGCACTATTAATCATGCTCAATCGCCATAAATGCATTTCCCTGGTTAAATGAACGGctaattggaattttttttttttttttttcgggcCATTGGTTTTGGTCTTTTCTTCATCAACAAGATAGGCTTTCTCCACTTCCCTGCaaattattcagttttaaaaatatcttccagGCCTCCGAAGgttaatttatattataaaaaatattaatagccTTAACGGTCTTTAAATATTTAGTTAGAACGTCTGATATACAATCCATTTTATCGGTATTGACTCTTAAAACTTGAGACAGACCACATAAAGTATTCCCTGTCTTCTGAACATGTGTAGAGATAACAAAAGGACATTCTGTTTTGTCCACCTTTCCCCCCCCAAATGATTAGGTTATTGGAGAATTTTGAGATGTTAGTTGCTTTTTATAGAAAACATGTCTTGAGGAATACAGTTCAACTTTGGGTATATAAAGTACACAAATAAATGTGGTATTATCTTACAAGAGTCTATAGTAGGTCTAATCGTAATACTGagaactagatttttttttagctttaaaagGTAAGACCTTTTAGCATGGATATGGTATGGCAAATAATATTTAGCCCTTAGCTTTATTTATGCAGCAAACTTTAAACAGTTCGAAATTGGGTACATGCTCTTTTTGTGGCAGGTTGTTTTAGAACACTGGCAAATGTTAATGTAATAGGGGAAAACTTGTTTTCAAGtttcagatgtatttttaaacaacTTGAGATTCTAccaggaattatttttaaattcagttataAAAGTAAAGACTCCGATTTTATTATCAAGAGTTCTGATCAAATGATCATTGAAATATATAGCTTCCAAAGTTGTAGTTTGATTTTGTATTTCATCCACCCATTATTTTGGCTAGCCTCACTAAAGGAATTGAAACATCCTTCACATAGCAAGTTGGGGGAAGAAAAGTAAACAGTAAAGCATTGCAGGAGTCACCAAGCAAAATAGTGTAGTGCATAAATTTAAATGCATGATTTTCTGTCTAAAGCCACTGAAAAAGATGATACAATGTTACCATGTGTAGGTGAAGATATAGCTGTTGAAATACATACAGTGAAAGAAaggacaggattttatttttttaagttaagaaaCAAAGATGGGTATTAAGTTTCCAAAAGACTTTCTTGGGTCCTGTCTATATCAGAGCTGatactcttttttttgttgttcttgctaTTTTTATGTAAAGAATGATTTTTGTAGGATGCTCCCCTTAGCAAAGATGATACTATATCATCTTTGATTATACTTAGTCTTTAGTAACTATCCACACTTAGTTTTTGGCACAGTTTATATTCCAAAAGGAAATTGGATTGATTCACATAATTAGACTGAAAATGAATTACAAGAATGATCTCTGTGTGTGGCCTTTGTAACTTCATCTGTAATCAGGAAAGAACCTGATCCTggtgaaaaaaatacacaaataaaaagttTCATAATTTTGCACCGGAAGTCACTTGTTACTTAGCAAACTTTCTTccagtcatttttctttattttataatggaGATCTTTAAAACATCATAAAATTGAACTATTGAGggtattttaaagatttcttcaAACTAATACTTTTTGCTTTAAATTGGTGACTTCAGTGCATTttcaaattagaatttttattttttaagaaactcaTAATTAGATagttaaaatattatgaaaaatttttttgcaaGTGTATGAAAGCAGAAATTTCCTGACTCCCACATGTAGATATCAGCTCTCTAAAAGCTAGTTTAATGGGATTTCTGCTCTGTAAAGCTGTTAAGGTTTTGTTAAACCCTAGTAGCTTTATTGGTGCTCTTTAAATGTCTAagcatttttccaaaaatgatttaGGTACTTAATGTGAGTAAACGTAATATATACATAATGCCAAAATACTTTTGGAAGAGCTGCTCTATTGTGGACTTGGTTTTaatcagactttttaaaaaattcaaagtatgcatgtatgttgtgtttctcttttctattttcaggTCACTCATGTTGAGCCATGGGAGAAAGGAAGCAGGAAGACAGCAGGCCAGACAGGGATGTGCGGAGGGGTAAGTAGAAGTACGtgcatttttcagtttttctgtgtctAATAATTAAGTTTATGAACTAAACTAATCTGTCAATTACACACTCAAATGGCAATTCCTTGGCagatcttagatttttttttttttttttaaattaaattcaagTGTCCAGTGAATAAGGGTTAgaaaaagtgttatttttttatGCTCCCATTTTTAGTTCTGGATTATGCCTTGTTATTAATACCTAACAGGATTAATCAATGGCTGTTAAGTATCTATTAACTATTTTACCACTTTTTCTTAACTGTATTTCCCCTAAAGGTTCGAGGTGTTGGAACAGGAGGAATTGTTTCTACAGCTTTTTGCCTGTTATACAAATTATTTACTCTGAAGTTAACTCGCAAGCAAGTGATGGGTCTCATAACACACACAGACTCTCCGTATATTAGAGCCCTTGGATTTATGTACATAAGGTAAGCATACATTTATCTACATTTTCAATaagtatctcattttaatttatatgagCTTAACAAGTCTTTTGTAAATTTAGGTATACACAGCCCCCTACAGATCTATGGGACTGGTTTGAATCCTTCCTTGATGATGAAGAGGTATGTCAACAAGGGTAATAATTAGTTTTCTTCTGATTACTctcatgtttttaatatcttttatttattgaagTTTTAATGTCTTCAGGAATTTTCtgtagttaaatttatttcagtCAAATAGTTTTGGAATTAATGTCCTTTTACTACAACTtggcttttatatatatatatctgaggttaaatttcttaagttttattttcttatttttaaattgtttaaatgtgttttgaaaattttctctttctaattatGTTCTGTGTATTGTATTGATCCTGACTTTGATAGTGACTTTTTAAGGTGGACCATGCTCAAGATTGGTGATAAAAGACATGCACATAGAATACCGATTGCAACTTTTTTGTGCAACGTTTCAGTTCTTCACCTTCTAACTTCCTTTAAATATCAATGTTCCCACTTGCACAGAAGTACAGAATTGAAGAGCTGAGTGTGACTTAAAAATAGGCTGAGAGTTTAGATGGCTTGTTCAAGGtgacaaaacaattttaattgtagctttttttttttttttttttttaagatgaccagtaagaggatcttaacccttgacttggtgttgtcagcaccacactctcccaagtgagccacgggccggcccttaattgTAGCTTTTTGACTCTTAGTAcactatacatatttttaaaatcttttctttaaattagtagtttagatttttaaaaattctaaatctaGTTTGCCATTTTGAGTCTGTTACATGTTcagaaaagaaaagttattttgagAAACTTAGATTTAAATTGTGTATGTATTAATTTGCTTATATAGTGAAGTCCAGGATCTCAAAATGTACTCAGTGAGCTGTATTGTTCACATATCTACCCCTACCATTACTTTAGATTTAAGGTTCATAAAGCAGATTTCAAGTGCCATGTTTTAATcctatttaaaaagtttatcaaAAGGATTTGTTGAATTAAGGATGGTTCTAATGGAAATCTGTTTTGTCTTCATTATTACATGCTCACCTAAAAGATATTACTTGTTTAGACatggagaatttttattttctctgccttttctgtGCTTGTTTAGTGAGCTGTTGAATAATTCCGAAGAAGCAAAAAATGTTTTAGGTGATAACTACAATCTttgaagttgttttctttttaaatgagatttttttcagaCTGAAGCACTTCTCCCTTCTGTCTTTATACAAGCATGTCCCTCATCAAAATTGGTGTTATATTAGGTTTGTTTTTGAATGCttctatttaatgttttttaaattatgtttacaAATCTGAGGTCCTCTATTTAAGCTAacttattgttttcttctttagatATCTGCAGCGATTATAATTGGAAATACTGTATATCTGAACACTTAAATGTGTGTGAGTGCAAGCAGTTTTACCTTTAGCTCTTGTTTTCCTGTTTAGATAACAAATCTCACTTTCCTTGTGTGCTTGCACTATAGGTTTGGGACTGACAATAGCTGACTAACATGTCCTGAGCTGTGAGAGGGCATAGCAAGAAGGCCTTCATGCGGTAATGACCCTTTTCAGAGACAATGGTCATCATGGATTATGCGTTTccaattatttgttcatttatttattttctacataacTAAATTAGAAACCTCACTGCTTCATGGCAGTTGGTTTGCtattgcttccagttttattAGGGCTTCATTTTATATTAGAGCTGTTAAAAGATAGCCTTTAGATAGGAATTGTCTGAAGTAGTTCATATGTAGCTAGGTTACATTGCTAGGTATAATGTGTGCAAATGGAAATACTTAGtagtataaataaatacttaGTAGGTATGTGGAATGTAAATTTAAGTCATTTGTTCCACATAGTCCAGTAACATGTAAGGGGCTTTTCATATTCTTGTTAACTGAGTGAGATCAGTTCCCTTTGTGCCTATAAGGCTACGGGGTTTATTCTCACCTGCATGCACACACTAAGcccaaataattttctgtatcATTCATTACCAGATTAGGatatgaaaatggaaatttttctgTTAGAATTTTTTTGTACTTGAGATTCCAAAGAtggtaatatttttatagtatttatgtatatattgaaATACTTTTTTTGACGGCTAGGGTATCTTTTGTGTTTCTGTAGGACCTAGATGTGAAAGCTGGTGGAGGCTGTGTAATGACCATTGGAGAAATGCTACGGTCTTTTCTCACAAAACTGGAGTGGTTTTCTACCTTGTTTCCAAGAATTCCAGTTCCAGTTCAGAAGAATATTGATCAACAGATTAAAACCCGGCCTAGAAAAATCAAGAAGGATGGGAAGGAAGGTGCTGAGGAAATAGACAGACATGTTGAACGCAGACGTTCAAGGTAATGTAACTCTTGGATTgtgcttgtttttaaaatatgcttagtACAAATATAATATTTCTTGGAAATCAAGGCAAGGACTTAGGAAATTCTGTTTATACTGTTCATTAGTTTGACACTGTTACTCCAGGAAGGAAGGTCATTTGCAAGAAAATTGTGCGTTTGTAAATGAGAACAATCAAATGTTTTGCTTTCATTGTTCTTAGCATGTATGTAAGATGGGGACCTGAATAAATAATGCTGATGAAAGTTTTACAATGAAAATTCTATGATATTTTTTATCcattggaattttcttttttcctccccctttcttaGGTCTCCAAGGAGATCATTGAGTCCACGGAGATCCCCAAGAAGATCTAGAAGTAGAAGTCATCATCGGGAGGGCCATGGGTCTTCTAGTTTTGACAGAGagttagaaagagagaaagaacgcCAGCGACTAGAGCGTGAagccaaagaaagagagaaagaaaggcgaAGATCTCGAAGTATTGATCGTGGGTTAGAACGCAGGCATAGCAGGAGTAGGGAAAGGCATAGAAGTCGCAGTCGAAGTCGTGATAGGAAAGGGGATAGAAGGGACAGGGATcgtgaaagagagaaagaaaatgagagaggtAGAAGACGAGATCGTGACTATGATAAGGAAAGAGGTAATGACCGAGAAAAAGAGAGGGGACGGTCGAGAGAACGGTCCAAGGAACAGAGAAGTAGGGGTGAGGTAGAAGAGAAGAAACATAAAGAAGACAAAGATGATAGGCGGCATAGAGACGACAAAAAAG
The sequence above is drawn from the Cynocephalus volans isolate mCynVol1 chromosome 8, mCynVol1.pri, whole genome shotgun sequence genome and encodes:
- the PRPF38B gene encoding pre-mRNA-splicing factor 38B, with amino-acid sequence MANNSPALTGNSQPQHQAAATAAQQQQQQCGGGATKPAVSGKQGNVLPLWGNEKTMNLNPMILTNILSSPYFKVQLYELKTYHEVVDEIYFKVTHVEPWEKGSRKTAGQTGMCGGVRGVGTGGIVSTAFCLLYKLFTLKLTRKQVMGLITHTDSPYIRALGFMYIRYTQPPTDLWDWFESFLDDEEDLDVKAGGGCVMTIGEMLRSFLTKLEWFSTLFPRIPVPVQKNIDQQIKTRPRKIKKDGKEGAEEIDRHVERRRSRSPRRSLSPRRSPRRSRSRSHHREGHGSSSFDRELEREKERQRLEREAKEREKERRRSRSIDRGLERRHSRSRERHRSRSRSRDRKGDRRDRDREREKENERGRRRDRDYDKERGNDREKERGRSRERSKEQRSRGEVEEKKHKEDKDDRRHRDDKKDSKKEKKHSRSRSRERKHRSRSRSRNAGKRSRSRSKEKSSKHKNESKEKSNKRSRSGSQGRTDSVEKSKKRERSPSKEKSRKRSGSKERSHKKDHGDSKDQSDKHDRGRSESIERESQEKQHKNKDETV